The following proteins are encoded in a genomic region of Mycoplasma sp. NEAQ87857:
- the tapR gene encoding TyrS-associated PheT N-terminal domain-related protein TapR — translation MILVNNINETFKNTAIILVDSRINATNQVKWNDLIFFVDKENNVESINVLDSAKYNLNLDKKFYSLDDSTYVNISQIASDLGLKIKNEPKFIYGEVLSRETHPKSQKLFVLQVKINDNQTIQIVTNTLDSTVGSVLVLALPGSFTFKGMRIIENKVLNVDSFGMLTGYQTLGIDKEGLIFGTHTDIGKDFNL, via the coding sequence ATGATTTTAGTAAACAATATAAATGAAACATTCAAAAATACAGCTATTATTCTAGTTGATTCTAGAATTAATGCAACCAATCAAGTTAAATGAAATGATTTGATTTTCTTTGTTGATAAAGAAAATAATGTTGAATCTATTAATGTTTTAGATTCAGCTAAATATAACTTAAATTTAGATAAAAAATTCTATAGTTTAGATGATTCTACTTATGTAAATATTTCTCAAATAGCAAGTGATTTAGGTTTAAAAATTAAAAATGAACCTAAATTTATTTATGGAGAAGTTTTATCAAGAGAAACACATCCTAAATCACAAAAATTATTTGTTTTACAAGTAAAAATTAATGATAATCAAACTATCCAAATTGTTACAAATACCTTAGATTCTACAGTTGGTAGTGTTTTAGTATTAGCACTTCCAGGATCATTTACTTTTAAAGGTATGAGAATTATTGAAAATAAAGTGTTAAATGTCGATAGTTTTGGTATGTTAACAGGATATCAAACTTTAGGAATTGATAAAGAGGGATTAATTTTTGGAACACATACTGATATAGGAAAGGATTTTAATTTATAA
- the tyrS gene encoding tyrosine--tRNA ligase has translation MDILHDLESRGILKQISNRDKLIKLDPATSSVYAGFDPTATSLHLGNYIQISILLRFKKMGWKTYALIGGATGMIGDPSFKDSERQLLDNNTILNNKNHIRNQLESFGLEVIDNYDFYKDMNVLDFIRDVGKMVNVSYLLAKDSVASRISKGLSFTEFSYSLIQGWDFLTLYKTKNICVQFGGSDQWGNITTGLDMISKTFGDEHKAVALTSNLLTDSNGNKFGKSTGGGSLWLDKSKTKPYAMYQFLVTQPDSQVEKLLKWLTFLPINEIDEIIKVHNENPANQYAQKVLAKLIVGDIHGEKEVKKAITISHILFDKKLDYSSLTINDMQDIENEITTVSLEKDKNLIEQLVANKLVQSKRQAREFLQTQAIKINGQAIDESYLLTSEIYNNQYALLNIGKKNIFLVKLV, from the coding sequence ATGGACATTTTACATGATTTAGAAAGTAGAGGAATCTTAAAACAAATTAGTAATAGAGATAAATTAATTAAATTAGATCCTGCTACTTCTTCAGTTTATGCAGGATTTGATCCTACAGCTACTAGCTTGCACTTAGGAAACTATATTCAAATTTCTATCTTATTAAGATTTAAAAAAATGGGTTGAAAAACTTATGCTTTAATTGGTGGAGCAACTGGAATGATCGGAGATCCTTCATTTAAAGATTCTGAAAGACAACTTTTAGATAATAACACCATCTTAAATAATAAAAATCATATTCGTAATCAATTAGAATCTTTTGGTTTAGAAGTTATTGATAACTATGATTTTTATAAAGATATGAACGTCTTAGATTTTATTAGAGATGTTGGAAAAATGGTTAATGTAAGCTACTTATTAGCTAAAGATTCTGTAGCTTCAAGAATTAGTAAAGGTTTAAGTTTTACTGAATTTAGTTATTCATTAATTCAAGGATGAGACTTTTTAACCTTATATAAAACTAAAAATATATGTGTTCAATTTGGTGGATCAGACCAATGAGGAAACATAACTACTGGTTTAGATATGATTTCTAAAACCTTTGGAGATGAACATAAAGCAGTTGCTTTAACTTCTAATTTATTAACCGATTCTAATGGTAATAAATTTGGTAAATCTACAGGTGGAGGAAGTTTATGATTAGATAAATCAAAAACTAAACCATATGCTATGTATCAATTTTTAGTTACTCAACCTGATTCTCAAGTTGAAAAACTACTTAAATGATTAACTTTTTTACCAATAAATGAAATTGATGAAATCATCAAAGTTCATAATGAAAATCCAGCAAATCAATATGCTCAAAAAGTATTAGCTAAATTAATTGTTGGTGATATTCATGGTGAAAAAGAAGTTAAAAAAGCTATTACCATCTCTCATATTTTATTTGATAAAAAACTTGATTACAGTAGCTTAACAATTAATGATATGCAAGATATTGAAAACGAAATAACTACTGTTTCATTAGAAAAAGATAAAAATTTAATTGAACAATTAGTAGCTAACAAATTAGTTCAATCTAAACGTCAAGCTAGAGAGTTTTTACAAACTCAAGCAATTAAAATTAATGGACAAGCAATTGATGAATCTTATTTATTAACTTCAGAAATTTATAATAATCAATATGCTTTATTAAACATTGGTAAGAAGAATATCTTTTTAGTTAAATTAGTATAG